Proteins encoded together in one Alphaproteobacteria bacterium LSUCC0719 window:
- a CDS encoding ATP-binding cassette domain-containing protein, with protein MMSDKASVDNAYLKVSGLSRHFDISEPFLARLVTGTARRRLTAVDNVSFSIAKGQTYALVGESGSGKSTIARMIVGLDRPDSGSIMFDGQPAFDEAKGQIKDAGLRQKLQMVFQSPYSSLNPRWRVGDILMEPIRAFNLISDRDAGQRRVRELLDQVGLSPQDADRYPHEFSGGQRQRISIARALASNPQFIVCDEPTSALDVSVQAQVLNLLKQLQRDLQLTYLFISHDMAVVRVMAHRIGVLKGGRLVEENAAGTLIESPQDPYTRMLMEATPRFAGGS; from the coding sequence ATGATGTCTGACAAGGCGTCTGTGGACAATGCCTATCTGAAGGTGTCCGGGCTGAGCCGGCATTTCGACATTTCCGAACCGTTCCTGGCGCGACTTGTCACCGGCACCGCGCGGCGGCGGCTGACGGCTGTCGACAATGTCAGCTTTTCGATTGCCAAGGGCCAGACCTATGCGCTTGTTGGCGAGAGCGGGTCCGGCAAATCCACCATCGCCAGAATGATTGTGGGGCTGGATCGCCCTGACAGCGGCAGCATCATGTTTGACGGTCAGCCCGCCTTTGACGAGGCAAAGGGCCAGATCAAGGATGCCGGTCTTCGCCAGAAGCTGCAGATGGTGTTCCAGTCACCCTATTCCAGTCTCAATCCGCGCTGGCGTGTCGGCGATATCCTGATGGAGCCGATCCGCGCCTTCAATCTGATTTCCGACCGCGACGCCGGACAGCGGCGGGTGCGTGAACTTCTTGATCAGGTTGGCCTGTCGCCGCAGGATGCCGATCGCTATCCACACGAATTCTCCGGCGGTCAGCGACAGCGGATATCGATTGCGCGGGCGCTGGCCTCGAACCCGCAATTCATCGTCTGTGACGAGCCGACCTCGGCACTTGATGTGTCGGTACAGGCACAGGTTCTGAACCTGCTGAAACAGCTTCAGCGCGATCTGCAACTGACCTATCTGTTCATTTCGCATGACATGGCGGTGGTGCGGGTGATGGCGCATCGTATCGGCGTGCTGAAGGGCGGCAGGCTGGTCGAGGAAAACGCGGCCGGCACGCTGATCGAGTCACCGCAGGATCCCTATACCAGAATGTTGATGGAGGCGACGCCGCGCTTTGCCGGCGGATCCTGA
- a CDS encoding ABC transporter ATP-binding protein yields MTVPLLDVSDLSVEFPMRRQRLQALDRISFTLEAGEVLGFVGESGAGKSLTGAAIMGLLEPPGRITGARISLAGQRIDGQPETVRGRQIGMIFQDPLTSLNPLRTVGDQLVETIQLHLGMGAAAATARAGELLDEVGIDRARINGYPHEFSGGMRQRIVIALALAPEPKLIIADEPTTALDVSIQAQVLALLRRLCKERGASVILITHDMGVIAETTDRVAVLYAGRLVEMGRTSDVIAAPRHPYTKGLMAATPNLDLVSVDTVLPQIPGSMPSLANLPSGCRFHPRCGNALPACRQTAPAFVDGVACHLYAEPAEEAG; encoded by the coding sequence ATGACGGTGCCGCTTCTTGATGTCAGTGATCTCAGCGTGGAATTTCCCATGCGCCGCCAGCGGTTGCAGGCGCTCGACCGGATTTCCTTTACGCTCGAGGCTGGCGAGGTTCTGGGCTTTGTTGGCGAGAGTGGTGCCGGCAAGTCGCTGACCGGGGCGGCAATCATGGGTCTTCTGGAGCCGCCGGGCCGCATTACCGGTGCCCGGATTTCGCTTGCCGGCCAGCGCATCGACGGTCAGCCCGAGACAGTGCGGGGCCGGCAGATCGGGATGATCTTCCAGGATCCCCTGACCAGCCTGAACCCGCTTCGCACGGTTGGTGACCAGCTTGTCGAGACAATCCAGCTTCACCTTGGCATGGGTGCCGCCGCCGCAACAGCCCGCGCCGGCGAGCTGCTTGACGAGGTCGGGATCGACAGGGCGCGCATCAATGGTTATCCGCATGAATTTTCCGGCGGTATGCGCCAGCGGATTGTCATCGCGCTGGCGCTGGCTCCGGAACCGAAACTGATTATTGCCGACGAGCCGACGACGGCGCTTGATGTATCGATCCAGGCGCAGGTGCTGGCGCTTCTTCGCCGCCTGTGCAAGGAGCGGGGTGCGTCGGTGATCCTGATCACGCATGATATGGGGGTTATCGCCGAGACAACGGACCGGGTTGCCGTCCTGTATGCTGGCCGCCTTGTCGAGATGGGGCGCACAAGCGACGTGATTGCCGCGCCGCGTCATCCCTATACAAAGGGTCTGATGGCGGCGACACCGAATCTGGACCTTGTGTCGGTGGACACGGTGCTGCCACAGATTCCGGGAAGCATGCCAAGCCTTGCCAATCTGCCGTCAGGCTGCCGGTTCCATCCGCGCTGCGGCAATGCCCTGCCGGCCTGCCGCCAGACAGCGCCGGCTTTTGTCGACGGTGTTGCCTGCCATCTCTATGCCGAGCCGGCAGAGGAGGCGGGATGA
- a CDS encoding ABC transporter permease, which produces MPASRPAGRLQRVLASDFVYDFTRAPLAILAGLVVTFLFLVAIFAPLVAPTNPFDPASLNLMNGFTPPMQANMFTGESFVMGTDDQGRDLLSAIIYGLRVSLFVGVMSVMLAMGLGVSLGLIAGYVGGWLDNLIMRIADIQLTFPSILIAMLIFGVLRGIIPPDLRDEMAIFVLIAAIGLSEWVPFARTVRATAMVEKEKEYVQAARLIGLGRHQIMWRHILPNVLGPVLVIATITLALAIIAEATLSFLGVGAPPTEPSLGTLIRIGQDYLFSGEWWILTFPAVTLLALALAVNLLGDWLKDTLNPRLK; this is translated from the coding sequence ATGCCGGCCAGCCGACCTGCTGGCAGACTACAACGCGTGCTTGCCAGTGATTTTGTCTATGATTTCACCCGTGCGCCGCTGGCCATTCTGGCTGGTTTGGTGGTGACGTTCCTGTTTCTGGTGGCAATCTTCGCGCCGCTGGTGGCACCGACCAATCCGTTCGACCCGGCGTCGCTGAACCTGATGAACGGGTTCACCCCGCCAATGCAGGCCAATATGTTCACCGGGGAAAGCTTTGTCATGGGGACCGACGACCAGGGACGGGACCTGCTGTCGGCAATCATCTACGGGCTGCGGGTGTCTCTGTTTGTCGGCGTGATGTCGGTGATGCTGGCTATGGGGCTTGGTGTCTCGCTTGGCCTGATCGCCGGCTATGTCGGTGGATGGCTGGACAATCTGATCATGCGGATTGCCGATATCCAGCTGACCTTTCCGTCGATCCTGATCGCGATGCTGATCTTCGGCGTGCTTCGGGGCATCATCCCGCCCGATCTGCGTGACGAGATGGCGATCTTTGTGCTGATTGCCGCTATCGGACTGTCGGAATGGGTGCCCTTTGCCAGAACGGTGCGGGCAACGGCGATGGTCGAAAAGGAAAAGGAATATGTTCAGGCGGCGCGGCTGATCGGGCTTGGCCGTCATCAGATCATGTGGCGGCATATCCTGCCGAATGTTCTGGGGCCGGTGCTTGTCATTGCCACCATCACGCTGGCGCTGGCCATTATCGCCGAGGCGACATTGTCCTTTCTGGGGGTGGGCGCGCCGCCAACCGAGCCAAGTCTGGGCACATTGATCCGGATTGGCCAGGATTACCTGTTTTCCGGTGAATGGTGGATCCTGACCTTTCCGGCGGTGACGCTGCTGGCGCTGGCGCTGGCGGTCAATCTGCTTGGTGACTGGCTGAAGGACACGCTGAATCCGAGGTTGAAATGA
- a CDS encoding ABC transporter permease: MIVILARRIVQAVLVLLLVALISFAIFRFVGNPVENILGQEATVQDRNEMIERMGLNDPVPVQYVRFVWDALHFDFGISYRTAEPVAELIASRLPATLELAFISALFALVAGILLGIFTAISRGRFLAGLVMTTSLVGVSLPTFLIGVLLIWLFAVELGVLPSFGRGDTVRVAFWETGLLTASGLKSLILPAITLGLYQMTLIMRLVRSEMLEVLRQDFIKFARARGLPERMVLLRHALRNTLVPVTTVAGLQLGSIVAFAIITETVFQWPGVGLMFINAVYFVDIPVMSAYLLLVGTLFVLINLIVDLLYLAIDPRIRDRNLRGGG, from the coding sequence ATGATTGTCATATTGGCCAGGCGGATCGTACAGGCGGTGCTTGTACTGCTGCTGGTGGCGCTGATTTCCTTTGCTATTTTCCGGTTTGTCGGCAACCCGGTCGAGAATATCCTCGGCCAGGAAGCCACCGTCCAGGACCGCAACGAGATGATCGAACGGATGGGGTTGAACGACCCTGTCCCGGTGCAATATGTCCGCTTCGTATGGGATGCGCTGCATTTTGATTTCGGCATTTCCTATCGTACCGCCGAACCGGTTGCCGAGCTGATTGCCTCGCGCCTGCCGGCGACGCTGGAACTTGCGTTTATCTCGGCGCTGTTCGCGCTTGTCGCGGGAATCCTGCTTGGCATCTTTACCGCCATCAGCCGGGGGCGGTTTCTCGCCGGGCTGGTGATGACAACCTCGCTTGTCGGCGTATCGCTCCCGACCTTCCTGATCGGGGTGTTGCTGATCTGGCTGTTTGCTGTCGAGCTTGGTGTGCTGCCGTCCTTCGGGCGCGGCGATACGGTGCGGGTCGCATTCTGGGAAACCGGTCTGCTGACCGCCTCGGGGCTGAAATCCCTGATTCTGCCGGCAATCACGCTTGGCCTTTACCAGATGACGCTGATCATGCGCCTGGTGCGCTCGGAGATGCTTGAGGTGCTGCGTCAGGATTTCATCAAATTCGCCAGGGCGCGCGGGCTGCCCGAACGCATGGTTCTGTTGCGGCATGCGCTGCGCAACACATTGGTGCCTGTGACAACGGTGGCCGGGTTGCAGCTTGGGTCAATCGTTGCCTTTGCCATCATTACCGAGACGGTGTTCCAGTGGCCCGGCGTCGGGCTGATGTTCATCAACGCGGTCTATTTTGTCGATATCCCGGTGATGTCGGCCTATCTGCTTCTGGTCGGCACGCTGTTCGTGTTGATCAACCTGATTGTCGATCTGCTGTATCTGGCGATCGACCCGCGGATTCGTGACCGCAACCTGCGGGGAGGCGGCTGA
- a CDS encoding ABC transporter substrate-binding protein, giving the protein MKILATRLGLGAVALTLAAAATAASAETLRWARSGDSLTLDPHAQNEGPTHTLAHQIYEPLLHRDMAGQITPALATSWKALPDNPNVWRFTLRKGVTFHDGSDFTADDAVYSFKRAMMPTSSMKELLTSVKDVRKVDDHTIDMETNGPNPLLINNLTNLFMMDAGWTEANGASAPQDVAAGETTFAAQNTNGTGAFILESRVPDQKTVLKANPNYWGKGQFPLDVTEIIYTPIQSAATRVAALLSGEVDFIQDVPVQDLGRVAGQSGLKVVTAAQNRVIFFGMNSGKADLETDNVSGKNPFADVRVRRAMNIAINRDAIKKVVMRDQSSPTNVIMPPFVNGWTSQLDAIPAYDVAAAKALMAEAGYGDGFSVTLNCPNDRYINDEAICQAAVGMFGQIGIKVNLDAKPKAQHFPLIKNKTTEFYMLGWGVPTFDSHYIFNFLVHATTENRGSWNNTGYDNADVNAKVVALESETDLARRDAIIGEIWAQVQEDQLYLPIHNQVLNWGMKDGITFDVQPEDQPHFKYLVMN; this is encoded by the coding sequence ATGAAAATATTGGCAACTAGGCTTGGGCTTGGCGCGGTGGCGCTGACCCTGGCAGCGGCCGCGACGGCGGCATCCGCAGAAACACTGCGTTGGGCGCGGTCCGGCGACTCGCTGACACTTGACCCACATGCCCAGAACGAAGGCCCGACACATACGCTGGCGCACCAGATTTACGAACCCCTGCTGCATCGCGACATGGCCGGCCAGATCACCCCGGCGCTGGCCACAAGCTGGAAGGCGCTTCCCGACAATCCGAATGTCTGGCGCTTTACCCTTCGCAAGGGCGTGACCTTCCATGACGGTTCGGACTTCACCGCCGATGACGCTGTCTACAGCTTCAAGCGCGCCATGATGCCGACATCGTCGATGAAAGAACTTCTGACAAGCGTCAAGGATGTCCGCAAGGTCGACGACCATACCATCGATATGGAAACAAATGGTCCGAACCCGCTGCTGATCAACAACCTGACCAACCTGTTCATGATGGATGCAGGCTGGACCGAGGCAAATGGTGCCAGTGCGCCGCAGGATGTCGCCGCTGGCGAAACCACTTTTGCGGCCCAGAACACCAACGGAACCGGTGCATTCATTCTGGAAAGCCGCGTGCCTGACCAGAAGACTGTTCTGAAGGCAAACCCCAATTACTGGGGCAAGGGCCAGTTCCCGCTTGATGTCACCGAAATCATCTACACACCGATCCAGTCGGCGGCCACCCGTGTGGCGGCACTGCTGTCAGGTGAAGTCGATTTCATTCAGGACGTGCCGGTGCAGGATCTTGGCCGTGTTGCCGGTCAGAGCGGCCTGAAGGTCGTGACCGCGGCACAGAACCGCGTGATCTTCTTTGGCATGAACAGCGGCAAGGCTGATCTGGAAACAGACAATGTCAGCGGCAAGAACCCGTTTGCCGATGTGCGTGTGCGGCGGGCGATGAACATTGCCATCAACCGCGATGCCATCAAGAAGGTCGTGATGCGTGACCAGTCTTCACCGACCAATGTCATCATGCCGCCATTCGTCAATGGCTGGACAAGCCAGCTTGACGCCATTCCGGCCTATGACGTTGCCGCCGCCAAGGCGCTGATGGCAGAGGCAGGCTATGGTGACGGGTTCTCGGTCACGCTGAACTGCCCGAATGATCGCTACATCAATGACGAGGCGATCTGTCAGGCTGCTGTAGGCATGTTCGGCCAGATTGGCATCAAGGTGAATCTCGATGCCAAGCCGAAGGCACAGCATTTCCCGCTGATCAAGAACAAGACGACCGAGTTCTATATGCTTGGCTGGGGTGTGCCGACCTTTGATTCGCACTACATCTTCAACTTCCTGGTTCATGCCACGACCGAAAATCGCGGCTCGTGGAACAACACCGGCTATGACAATGCCGATGTGAACGCCAAGGTCGTGGCGCTTGAGTCCGAGACCGACCTTGCCAGGCGCGACGCCATCATTGGCGAGATCTGGGCCCAGGTTCAGGAAGACCAGCTTTACCTTCCAATCCACAACCAGGTTCTGAACTGGGGGATGAAGGATGGCATCACATTTGACGTGCAGCCCGAAGACCAGCCGCACTTCAAATATCTGGTCATGAACTGA
- a CDS encoding TRAP transporter permease, which yields MTATGPFDAADGRAADFERGAQRTGRGIALVCILWSLVQLWMASDFPFWLSSVSGLKLVFNAQEARQIHLAFGIGLAFAVYPAARTIHPTLDRMVSWALLLTGVAACLYLFIFKLDIANRAGLPNRYDLFFSIAGMLCVMVAVYRALGLPLLVVAAIFIFYVMFGHLDFFPDAMRWKGASLNKASWHFWMQTEGVFGVALGVSASMIFLFVLFGALLESAGAGNYFIKLSFAALGHMRGGPAKAAVLASGLSGIYSGSSIANVVTTGTFTIPLMKKTGLSAEKAGAVEVASSTNGQLTPPVMGAAAFLIAEFTGISYFELIKHAALPALVSYIALFYIVHLEVTKLGLKGLTRRTPTQGLLRRVTGFLAGFGALALLGGVIHLTVGLVGGWMPSLSLPTVMVIFVAAYIVLVRIAAREPDLEVGLSDAEMKLLPTVSSVARTGYHFALPIVVLLWCVLVSRLSPSLSAYWACLAMIFVLVTQRPLKAYFRRQSVDARVWRAGVTDFLRGLEFGARNMISIAIATAIAGIIIGTVSLTGAHQFIGEFVEAVSGGNLVVMLLLVAVMSLILGMGLPTTANYIVVSSLMAPVIVMVGAQNGLIVPLVAVHLFVFYFGILADDTPPVGLAAFAAAAISRGDPIRTGIQGFSYDIRTAVLPFMFIFNTDILLIDVGWVGGVTAVLATSVGMLAFCSATQNHMLVRNRLWESVILLLVAFTMFRPDYWLDRVSPPFIELPGSQIVQHLEMPAVSETVVMMLRARLSGPDFDDADRIIDRSVILELPAAGAPFDRLEAAGLLVTIDEGVAAVDEPFPGTPLFQDLKGFDFYADRPVTLDVALIEIEDRPAREWAFVPAILMLLGVGALQRRRAVAAQG from the coding sequence ATGACAGCCACTGGACCGTTCGATGCCGCCGACGGGCGTGCGGCTGATTTCGAAAGGGGCGCGCAGCGAACCGGCCGCGGCATTGCCCTCGTCTGCATTCTGTGGTCGCTTGTCCAGCTCTGGATGGCGTCGGATTTCCCCTTCTGGCTGAGCAGTGTCAGCGGCCTGAAGCTTGTCTTCAACGCGCAGGAAGCCCGGCAGATCCATCTCGCCTTCGGAATCGGGCTGGCTTTCGCCGTCTATCCGGCAGCGCGGACAATCCACCCGACGCTTGACCGGATGGTGTCATGGGCGTTGCTGCTGACCGGCGTTGCCGCCTGCCTCTATCTTTTCATTTTCAAGCTCGACATCGCGAACCGCGCCGGGCTGCCGAACAGATATGATCTGTTCTTCTCGATCGCCGGCATGCTGTGTGTGATGGTTGCGGTCTACCGGGCACTCGGTCTGCCGCTGCTGGTGGTCGCCGCGATCTTCATCTTCTATGTGATGTTCGGGCATCTCGACTTCTTCCCCGACGCGATGCGCTGGAAGGGGGCATCGCTGAACAAGGCGAGCTGGCATTTCTGGATGCAGACCGAAGGCGTGTTCGGCGTCGCGCTCGGTGTGTCGGCATCGATGATTTTCCTGTTCGTGCTGTTCGGTGCGCTGCTGGAAAGCGCCGGTGCAGGCAATTATTTCATCAAGCTGTCTTTTGCCGCGCTGGGCCATATGCGGGGCGGCCCGGCAAAGGCCGCGGTACTGGCATCCGGCCTGTCCGGGATCTATTCCGGATCGTCGATCGCCAATGTGGTGACGACCGGTACCTTCACCATCCCGCTGATGAAAAAGACCGGCCTCAGCGCCGAAAAGGCCGGCGCGGTGGAGGTTGCGTCCTCGACCAATGGCCAGCTGACACCGCCGGTGATGGGTGCCGCCGCCTTCCTGATCGCCGAATTTACCGGCATCAGCTATTTCGAGCTGATCAAACATGCCGCGCTGCCGGCGCTGGTGTCCTATATCGCGCTTTTCTACATCGTCCATCTCGAGGTGACAAAGCTGGGACTGAAGGGGCTGACCCGCCGCACGCCGACACAGGGGCTGCTGCGGCGCGTGACCGGTTTCCTGGCCGGGTTCGGCGCGCTGGCGCTTCTTGGTGGGGTGATCCACCTGACTGTCGGGCTTGTCGGCGGCTGGATGCCGTCGCTGTCACTTCCCACGGTGATGGTGATCTTTGTCGCCGCCTATATCGTGCTGGTGCGGATCGCAGCGCGCGAACCGGATCTCGAGGTCGGGCTGAGCGACGCGGAAATGAAGCTTCTTCCGACGGTCTCCAGTGTCGCACGAACCGGCTATCATTTCGCGCTGCCGATTGTCGTGCTGCTGTGGTGCGTTCTGGTCAGCCGCCTGTCGCCCAGCCTGTCGGCCTACTGGGCGTGTCTGGCAATGATCTTCGTGCTGGTGACGCAGCGCCCGCTGAAGGCGTATTTCCGGCGGCAATCAGTGGATGCCCGGGTCTGGCGTGCCGGGGTGACGGATTTTCTTCGCGGGCTGGAATTCGGTGCCCGCAACATGATCAGCATCGCCATTGCAACGGCGATCGCCGGCATCATCATCGGCACCGTGTCGCTGACCGGCGCGCATCAGTTCATTGGTGAGTTCGTCGAGGCGGTGTCGGGTGGCAATCTGGTGGTGATGCTGCTTCTGGTCGCGGTGATGAGCCTGATTCTCGGCATGGGTCTGCCGACAACGGCAAACTATATTGTCGTCTCGTCACTGATGGCACCGGTGATCGTGATGGTCGGCGCGCAGAACGGGCTGATCGTACCGCTTGTCGCGGTGCATTTGTTCGTTTTCTATTTTGGTATCCTTGCCGATGACACACCACCGGTCGGGCTTGCCGCCTTTGCCGCCGCGGCGATCTCGCGCGGTGATCCGATCCGCACCGGCATCCAGGGCTTCAGCTACGACATACGCACAGCCGTGCTGCCCTTCATGTTCATCTTCAACACCGACATTCTGCTGATCGATGTCGGATGGGTGGGCGGCGTCACGGCGGTGCTGGCGACAAGCGTCGGGATGCTGGCCTTCTGTTCGGCGACGCAGAACCACATGCTGGTCCGCAACAGACTGTGGGAGAGTGTGATCCTGCTTCTTGTGGCCTTCACCATGTTCCGTCCGGACTACTGGCTCGACCGCGTTTCGCCGCCCTTCATAGAGCTTCCCGGCTCGCAGATTGTCCAGCATCTGGAAATGCCGGCGGTCAGCGAGACCGTTGTCATGATGCTTCGCGCGCGGCTCAGCGGTCCCGATTTCGACGATGCGGACCGGATCATCGACCGCAGCGTGATTCTGGAACTTCCGGCGGCGGGCGCGCCGTTCGACAGGCTTGAGGCCGCCGGGCTGCTGGTGACCATCGACGAGGGTGTGGCCGCTGTCGACGAACCTTTCCCCGGAACGCCGCTGTTCCAGGATCTGAAAGGATTCGATTTCTACGCCGACAGGCCGGTCACGCTGGATGTGGCGCTGATCGAGATCGAGGACCGCCCGGCCCGTGAATGGGCCTTTGTCCCGGCAATCCTGATGTTGCTGGGCGTTGGCGCGCTGCAGCGCCGGCGTGCGGTTGCGGCACAAGGCTGA
- a CDS encoding TAXI family TRAP transporter solute-binding subunit, giving the protein MTAFGAAQAFAEQFVSIGTGGVTGVYYPTGGAICRLVNKDRKDHGIRCSAESTGGSVYNINTVRAGELEFGVAQSDWQYHAYRGTSKFADKGKFEKLRAVFSVHPEPFTLIARKGSGVASFEDLKGKKVNVGNPGSGQRATMEVVMEAFGMTMGDFSLAAELKGSEMAQAICDGKIEAMIYTVGHPAAAVTEAATSCDVELVSVTGAPIDKLVADNSFYRVATVPGGMYAGSPNDTTTFGVGATVITSADVPEKVVYTVVKAVFDNFADFKKLHPAFRNLKEEEMISDGLSAPLHPGAVKYYKERGWM; this is encoded by the coding sequence ATGACAGCATTCGGGGCCGCGCAGGCCTTCGCCGAGCAGTTTGTTTCGATTGGCACCGGCGGTGTGACCGGCGTCTATTATCCGACCGGCGGCGCCATCTGCCGTCTCGTCAACAAGGACCGCAAGGACCACGGCATCCGCTGTTCGGCGGAATCGACCGGTGGTTCGGTCTACAACATCAACACCGTTCGCGCCGGCGAGCTGGAGTTCGGTGTTGCCCAGTCCGACTGGCAGTACCATGCCTATCGCGGTACCTCGAAATTCGCCGACAAGGGCAAGTTCGAGAAGCTGCGCGCCGTCTTTTCGGTTCATCCGGAGCCGTTCACCCTGATCGCCCGCAAGGGATCGGGAGTCGCCTCCTTCGAGGATCTGAAGGGCAAGAAGGTCAATGTCGGCAACCCCGGTTCCGGCCAGCGCGCGACAATGGAAGTCGTGATGGAAGCCTTTGGCATGACGATGGGCGATTTCTCGCTCGCGGCTGAACTGAAGGGTTCGGAAATGGCGCAGGCGATCTGTGATGGCAAGATTGAAGCCATGATCTACACCGTCGGTCACCCGGCCGCCGCTGTTACCGAAGCCGCCACCAGCTGTGACGTCGAGCTTGTCTCGGTCACCGGCGCGCCGATCGACAAGCTTGTTGCCGACAATTCCTTCTACCGTGTGGCGACTGTTCCGGGCGGCATGTATGCCGGCTCGCCGAACGACACCACCACCTTCGGTGTCGGTGCGACGGTGATCACTTCGGCCGATGTTCCGGAAAAGGTCGTCTATACGGTGGTCAAGGCCGTGTTCGACAATTTCGCTGACTTCAAGAAGCTGCATCCGGCCTTCCGCAACCTGAAGGAAGAAGAGATGATCTCCGACGGTCTCTCGGCACCGCTGCATCCGGGGGCGGTGAAATACTACAAAGAGCGTGGCTGGATGTAG
- the tuf gene encoding elongation factor Tu, which produces MSKEKFDRSKPHVNIGTIGHVDHGKTTLTAAITKVMAEAGGAEFQAYDQIDKAPEERARGITISTAHVEYETENRHYAHVDCPGHADYVKNMITGAAQMDGAILVVSAADGPMPQTREHILLARQVGVPALCVFMNKVDQVDDEELLELVEMEIRELLSSYEFPGDDIPIVKGSALAALEDGDAAIGADAIRELMAAVDDYIPQPERPKDQPFLMPIEDVFSISGRGTVVTGRIERGIVNVGEEIEIVGLKDTTKTTCTGVEMFRKLLDQGEAGDNVGVLLRGTKREDVERGQVLSAPGSITPHTEFKCEAYVLTKEEGGRHTPFFSNYRPQFYFRTTDVTGSVELPSGTEMVMPGDNIAMTVTLIAPIAMDEGLRFAIREGGRTVGAGVVASIVK; this is translated from the coding sequence ATGTCCAAGGAGAAGTTTGATCGTTCCAAGCCTCATGTGAACATTGGCACGATTGGCCATGTTGACCATGGCAAGACGACGCTGACGGCGGCGATTACGAAGGTTATGGCTGAGGCAGGCGGCGCTGAGTTTCAGGCCTATGATCAGATTGACAAGGCACCTGAGGAGCGTGCCCGCGGGATCACGATTTCGACGGCCCATGTCGAGTATGAGACGGAGAACCGTCACTATGCGCATGTGGATTGTCCCGGTCACGCCGATTATGTGAAGAACATGATCACGGGTGCGGCGCAGATGGATGGCGCGATTCTGGTTGTGTCGGCGGCTGACGGCCCGATGCCGCAGACCCGCGAGCATATTCTTCTGGCGCGCCAGGTTGGTGTTCCGGCGCTGTGCGTATTCATGAACAAGGTCGACCAGGTTGACGATGAGGAGCTTCTGGAGCTTGTGGAGATGGAGATCCGCGAGCTGCTGTCGAGCTATGAGTTTCCCGGCGACGACATTCCGATTGTGAAGGGGTCTGCGCTGGCGGCTCTTGAGGATGGTGATGCGGCGATTGGTGCGGATGCGATCCGCGAGCTGATGGCGGCAGTTGACGATTACATTCCGCAGCCCGAGCGTCCGAAGGACCAGCCGTTCCTGATGCCGATCGAGGATGTGTTCTCGATTTCGGGTCGTGGCACGGTTGTGACGGGTCGTATCGAGCGCGGCATTGTGAATGTTGGTGAAGAGATCGAGATTGTGGGTCTGAAGGACACCACGAAGACGACCTGCACGGGTGTTGAGATGTTCCGCAAGCTTCTGGACCAGGGCGAGGCCGGCGACAATGTCGGTGTTCTGCTTCGCGGCACGAAGCGTGAGGATGTCGAGCGCGGCCAGGTTCTGTCGGCACCGGGTTCGATCACGCCGCATACCGAGTTCAAGTGCGAGGCCTATGTTCTGACGAAGGAAGAGGGTGGTCGTCATACGCCGTTCTTCTCGAACTATCGCCCGCAATTCTACTTCCGGACGACGGATGTGACCGGTTCGGTCGAGCTGCCGTCGGGCACCGAGATGGTGATGCCTGGCGACAATATCGCGATGACGGTCACGCTGATCGCGCCGATCGCGATGGATGAAGGTCTTCGCTTCGCCATCCGTGAAGGCGGTCGTACCGTCGGTGCAGGCGTCGTCGCCTCAATCGTAAAGTAG